Proteins found in one Salvelinus sp. IW2-2015 unplaced genomic scaffold, ASM291031v2 Un_scaffold16582, whole genome shotgun sequence genomic segment:
- the LOC112080915 gene encoding zinc finger protein 585A-like produces the protein MSRERETLLDEIELSLYTLTEDNLRYLCERIGVGGKDGSEVKGKTQRSLRRVVGEYCENVNQMESDEQGTSRLLQLKEDIKGIQEDARGVPMSPSQSATAEVDTSQASCDGEPNEEGGSRLPHNRKLADPAPEWLIIPEQRESLDPGCDSGTRSVQQEATVLLEDCRFMLGRRFNIKAEEQEEMISVFANEGEGPEXSDXSVETLSTPGEKHQEVDKAKRSHHSPQRTERSTKRSQPKRHLHTHSGETSSPCSGSKESLSSVSSYQCPECKKRFSSNAGLQKHLRLHGGKRLFQCSQCDKSFIKSKNLYQHLPVHSGEKPHPCSDCGRTFSTARYLTKHKRIHSGIKPFCCPHCDKRYTRSDQLKVHIMTHTGERPYQCGQCEKSFKMKANLKEHLLLHEIKMSHRCPDCDQRFSAEESLKEHMQLHKGEKPFHCLQCEKRYSTSDELKEHMMSHTEEKINFRLVSENRSPSSRNVGEQCQETAHTVDKPDLGSDCGTDFAQQDKLVKHQQTHTEESPTHTAEKATHTGKKTHYCPECGKKYHSTSHFKEHLRSHTGDQPYQCSQCEKSFTKQIHLKRHMYSHTGEKLYHCGDCNLYFLNEIEYKRHKHIGEKPHHCSVCSVRFSLLEDLNAHKRIHTGENPHHCSDCGQNFATAGCLKKHKLLHSGEKPFRCPQCDKKYTRADQLKDHMKIHSEEKPYECTVCTKKFHDSKQLKVHQRAVHAASSYICSDCGKSFGLLGNLNAHQRTHTGEKPHQCPVCEKRYTKRSHLKEHMRIHTGEKPYQCSQCEKSFTTQTGLNHHLYTHTGEKPRHHCPDCNESFTSWIPFKRHKQQHTGEKPHLCSNCGLSFLIEEDLKAHERIHTGEKPHNCPDCEKRFSSVGNLKKHKRLHTGEKPFHCERCDEKFTRSDRLKVHMMSHTGEKPFQCPECDKSYNNSTQLKNHQRIIHRGEKPYLCSDCGKSFGKLGNLTEHQRTHTGEKPHVCPECGKZFAHAKHLKRHQREHTGEKPYQCPDCEKCFSRVDYLKTHQVTHRPPHMRSPVDKPYGCSDCGKRFGQISGLRAHQKIHTGETPYDCTGYGKSFVNL, from the exons ATGAGTCGAGAGAGGGAAACGTTGTTGGATGAAATCGAACTAAGTTTATATACTTTAACTGAGGACAATTTACGTTACCTGTGTGAACGTATTGGAGTAGGAGGCAAAGATGGGTCAGAAGTCAAAGGAAAGACTCAACGTTCATTGCGTCGTGTAGTAGGGGAATACTGTGAAAATGTAAATCAGATGGAATCAGATGAGCAGGGAACGTCTCGGTTACTCCAACTGAAAGAAGACATCAAAGGAATACAGGAAGATGCCAGGGGTGTGCCCATGAGTCCCAGCCAATCAGCGACAGCAGAGGTGGACACCTCACAAGCAAGCTGTGACGGAGAACCGAATGAGGAGGGAGGATCTCGGTTGCCTCATAACAGGAAGTTGGCAGATCCAGCTCCAGAGTGGCTCATTATACCAGAGCAGAGGGAGTCACTAGATCCTGGTTGTGACAGTGGCACACGGTCTGTACAGCAGGAGGCAACAGTGCTGCTGGAGGACTGTAGGTTTATGCTGGGGCGGAGATTCAACATCAAAGCGGAAGAGCAGGAGGAGATGATTTCGGTCTTTGCTAATGAAG GAGAGGGTCCTGAGWCCTCAGACRCATCAGTGGAGACATTATCTACACCAGGGGAGAAACACCAGGAAGTTGATAAAGCAAAGAGATCTCACCACAGCCCTCAACGTACGGAGAGATCCACAAAACGATCACAGCCTAAACGGCACCTGCACACACACTCCGGGGAGACGTCGTCACCCTGTTCAGGTAGCAAAGAAAGTTTATCTTCTGTGAGTTCTTACCAATGCCCTGAATGTAAGAAGAGATTCTCTAGTAATGCSGGTCTTCAAAAACACTTGAGATTACATGGTGGTAAGAGGCTTTTCCAGTGCTCACAGTGTGACAAGAGTTTCATAAAGAGTAAAAATCTTTATCAACACCTGCCAGTGCACTCTGGAGAGAAGCCTCAcccctgctctgactgtggccGAACTTTCTCTACAGCACGCTATTTAACTAAACACAAGCGTATACATTCAGGGATTAAGCCTTTCTGTTGCCCCCATTGTGACAAGAGGTACACCAGATCAGATCAGTTGAAAGTTCATATCATGACGCATACTGGGGAGCGGCCTTACCAATGTGGTCAATGTGAGAAGAGTTTTAAAATGAAGGCAAATCTTAAAGAGCACCTGTTATTACACGAGATAAAGATGTCTCACCGRTGCCCTGACTGTGATCAAAGGTTCTCCGCTGAGGAAAGTTTAAAGGAACACATGCAGTTACACAAAGGAGAGAAACCTTTCCACTGTCTGCAATGTGAGAAGAGGTACAGTACTTCAGATGAGTTGAAAGAACATATGATGTCTCATACTGAAGAGAAGATTAATTTCCGACTTGTTTCTGAGAATAGATCGCCAAGTTCCAGAAATGTAGGAGAACAATGTCAGGAGACGGCCCATACTGTTGACAAACCTGACCTCGGCTCTGACTGCGGAACAGATTTTGCTCAACAAGACAAGCTGGTAAAACACCAGCAAACACACACTGAGGAAAGCCCAACACACACTGCCGAAAAGGCAACGCACACTGGGAAAAAGACTCACTACTGCCCTGAATGTGGGAAAAAATACCATAGCACTTCACACTTCAAAGAACACCTGCGTTCACACACTGGTGACCAACCTTACCAGTGTTCTCAGTGTGAAAAGAGTTTCACAAAACAAATACATCTTAAGCGACATATGTACTCACACACTGGAGAAAAACTATACCATTGTGGAGATTGCAATTTATATTTCCTTAATGAAATCGAATATAAGAGACACAAGCACATTGGGGAGAAGCCTCACCACTGCTCTGTCTGTAGTGTTCGTTTCTCTCTATTAGAAGATCTAAATGCACACAAAaggattcacacaggagagaatcctCACCACTGCTCTGACTGCGGGCAAAATTTTGCTACAGCGGGATGTTTAAAGAAACACAAGCTGTTGCATtcaggagagaaacctttccgCTGCCCACAGTGTGATAAGAAGTACACCAGAGCGGACCAGTTAAAAGATCATATGAAGATACATTCTGAAGAGAAGCCTTACGAATGCACTGTTTGCACAAAAAAATTCCACGATTCTAAGCAATTAAAAGTTCACCAGAGAGCAGTGCATGCAGCATCTTCTTACatttgctctgactgtggaaagagttttggtCTACTGGGCAACCTTAATGCTCACCAGCGAACGCATACTGGGGAAAAGCCTCACCAGTGTCCCGTCTGCGAAAAGAGGTACACAAAACGATCACATCTTAAAGAACACATGCGTATACACACTGGTGAGAAACCTTACCAGTGTTCTCAGTGTGAGAAGAGTTTCACAACACAAACGGGTCTTAATCatcacctgtacacacacactggagagaagccccGCCACCACTGTCCAGACTGTAATGAAAGTTTTACATCTTGGATACCCTTTAAgagacataaacaacaacatactgGAGAGAAGCCTCACCTCTGCTCTAACTGTGGTCTTAGTTTCCTCATAGAAGAGGACTTAAAAGCACATGAAAggattcacactggagagaagcctcacAACTGTCCTGACTGTGAAAAAAGGTTCTCTTCAGTAGGTAATTTGAAAAAACACAAGAGGTTACATACGGGAGAGAAACCTTTCCACTGCGAGCGTTGTGATGAGAAATTTACAAGATCAGATCGGTTGAAAGTTCATATGATGtcacatacaggagagaaaccttttcaATGTCCTGAATGTGATAAAAGCTACAATAATTCGACCCAATTGAAAAATCATCAGAGAATAATACATAGGGGAGAAAAACCGTACCTTTGCTCCGACTGTGGAAAGAGCTTTGGCAAACTAGGTAACCTTACAGAacaccagcgaacacacactGGGGAAAAGCCGCATGTCTGCCCTGAGTGTGGGAAGSAGTTTGCCCACGCAAAACACTTAAAGAGACATCAGCGGGAACATACGGGAGAAAAACCGTATCAATGCCCTGACTGTGAGAAATGTTTCTCCCGGGTAGATTATCTAAAAACACACCAGGTAACACACAGGCCTCCTCACATGCGCTCACCTGTAGATAAACCCTatggctgctctgactgtgggaagcgTTTCGGGCAGATCTCTGGCCTTAGGGCACATCAGAAAATCCACACTGGAGAAACTCCTTATGACTGTACTGGGTATGGAAAGAGTTTTGTAAACCTGTAA